In Halanaerobium praevalens DSM 2228, the DNA window AAATAGCACTTTTTACACGCTTTAAGATAGTTTGTTTTTCTTCATCTTCAAGATCTGGTTTAAGTACAAATGTTGTTTCGTAATCTCTTTTTAAAATTTCCATTTATCATTCACCTCCTCCACACGGACTAATGGCCCTGCTGCTAGCAGAGCATGGATTTTTAACCAATCTAAATTATAACAGTTATTAACTAAAGATGCAAGTTTTATTTTTCTAAGCCAGCTTTTAGCTAACTGTTAGCAATAATCCTCCTCCGTAAATACTAAAAGCTAAAATCCAGGCAGCCAAAATATCAGAAGGATAATGCACTCCTAGCATAATTCTCGAAAAAGAAATTAAGATTGAAACTAAAATTAGCCAAAATCCAAGCACAAAGTTAATTTCTAAAAATACTAAAGCAATAACCAAGGAGCTGGCTGCATGGTTACTGGGAAAAGAATGGTCTTGACGCTGTTTAATCAACTTTTTAATTTCTAATTCAACAAAAGGACGCTGCCGGTTATAAAAAACAGGTATTAATTTAAGCAGTAGATAAACAGCAGCTGGGACTAAGATAAAAGTTCTAATTTGAGGATTAGCTTGATAAAAAAGTTGGACTGCAGTCAAAAAATAAATTATTGCAAAAAGTTTAGCTCCTAATTTGGAACTAAAAATTGCTGATTTTTTAAGCAGTTTATGCCTTTGAGTATAATTATAGATACTCAAAAATATTTTTTGATCAAATCTCTTTATCATAACAAATTCCTCTTGACTTTAAATTTAAAATCTTAGTTAAGTTTAAGTTAAGTTAACTTTGGCTTAATTATAGATTAATAATTAGTAGATGGGCAGAATTAAACATTAAATCTGAAGTGACAAACATCGCCATCTTGCATTATATAATCTTTACCTTCTAATCTTAGTAAACCTTCTTCTCTGGCTTCTGCCATTGAGCCTACTCTTTTTAATTCTTCAAAACTTACTATTTCGGCTCTAATAAAACCTTTTTGCATATCACTATGAATTTTACCAGCTGCTTCTGGAGCTGTAGAACCTTTTTCTACTGTCCAAGCTCTACATTCTTTTTCACCAGCTGTTAAAAAGGTGAGTAAGTTTAATAATTCATAACCAGCTTTAATTACTCGATCAAGGCCAGAGTCATTGAGACCAAGTTCATCTAAAAACATTTCTTTTTCGGCTTCATCTAGCTCTGCTATATCTGCTTCAATTTTCGCACTTACCTCTACAACTTTTGCCCCATCTTTTTGGGCATGAGTTTTTACGTCTTTAACTAATTTGTTTTGACCAGTATTAATATCATCTTCATTTACATTTGCTAAATAAATAATTGGTTTAGCACTTAAAAGTTGTAGTTCTTTAACGAGCCGCTCTCCTGTTTTTGAAAGCTCTAGTTGTCTAATGTTTTTTCCAGCTTCTAAAGCTGCTGCTATCTTTTCTAAAGACTCAACTTCTTTAAGATAAACTTTATCTCCACCTTTAGCCTGTTTTTTTGCTTTTTCTAATCTTTTTTCAATCTGAGTTAAATCAGCCATCATTAACTCAGTGTTTATAATATCAATATCTCTATCAGGAGATATTTTGCCATCAACATGAGTTATATTTTCATCATCAAAACAACGTACAACTTGAGCAATAGCATCAACTTCCCTGATATGAGCTAAAAATTTATTACCTAAACCTTCACCTCGGCTCGCTCCTTCTACTAAACCAGCAATATCAACAAATTCAATTACTGTTGGAGTTTTACTTTCCGTTTCATACTTAGCTGCTAACCAGTCTAATCTCTCATCTGGTACTGGTACAACTCCTACATTAGGATCAATAGTACAAAAAGGATAATTTTGTGCATCTGCTCCTGCTTCTGTAAGTGCATTAAATAAAGTTGATTTACCTACATTCGGTAGTCCAACAATTCCTATTTTCATTTATAATTCTCCCTTTCTAAATCTTGAAATTAAAGTTTTTTCTTAACATTTTTTTCAAATTTATTTCTCGATAACATAATTACTCGCTCACAGGTTTCACACTTAGCCTTAAAATCCATTCCAACTCTTAAAATTAGCCAGTTTTTGCCACCACAAGGATGCTTTTTTTTAAATTCTACTCGATCTCCAACTAAATATTTTTCAGACAATGTAAAACCTCCTTTTAACTAAATTAAATTTTAACTTAAAATAATATAATATATAAGATGACTATTAAAATTATAACCAAAAAGAGGACAAAAAGACAACCTTTGTCTTGATAAAAAGCTTTATCTGGATCTAAACTATGACTTAAACTACCAAATTTACGGGCTTTTTTTAGATATTTAACAGATTTTGCATAATTGCCTTCTTCTCGAAAAATAACACCTAAGTTATTATAAGCAGGTCCATATTCTGCTTCCACTTCAACTGCCCGATAATACATTTTTTTAGCTTCTTTATAATTTCCAAGCTCTTTTTCAATACTACCTAAATTAGTAATTGCTGGTGCATACTCTGGGTCTTTAGTTATTATAGTATTTAATAAATTTTGAGCCTGTTTAAATTCTTTTTGATAAACATAAATTACTGCTTTTTTGTTTAGGGCTGGAATAAAATCTTTTTTTTGAGCCAATAGTTCATCTAATTTTTCTGCTGCCTTTTTTCGCTGTCCTTTTTCTAAAAAAGCAACTGCCTGCTGATAAATATCTGTTTCTAACTCTGAAAGTTTATTTTTATAATCTGCTTCCTGCATAAGCTTCACCTACTTTTAAATTAACTTCAATTTGATTTTTAACAAACTCCAGTTTGAAATCGAGTTTAAAATTAGCTCTTGCACTTAATTAAAACACAAAATGGGCCAAAATCAAAGCTACCAAGAGTGATGGCAGTAAATTACCACTTTTTATTTTAGTTGCTCCTAATAAGTTTAAACCAATAGCTATAATTAAGAGGCCTCCACTAGCTGTCATAATTCTAATCATATCATTTGTTAAATAAATTGCTGCCCAGCCTGAGGCTAAAGTTATACTGCCCTGGTATAAAAAAATGGGGATTGCAGAAAAAGCTACTCCTATCCCTGTGCTCGCAGCAAAAGCTATAGCAGTAATCCCATCTAAAACTGATTTAGTAAATAAAATGCTGGGATCATTATTTAATCCATCTTGAATAGCTCCCATAATCGACATTGCTCCTACACAATAAATTAAACTTGATTGAACAAAACCTTGTACAAAAAGGTCATCTTGAGAACCAAACTTTTCTTTTAGGCTCTTACCAAAATTATTTAGCCTTTCCTCAAGCCCTAAGCTTTCACCAATAACAGCTCCAATTACTAAACTGAAAATAACAAGTAAAATATCATAATCTTTTTTAATTTCAAGTCCCATTTGAATCCCAATTAAAATAACAGATAAACTAATTCCATGGATCACTGTGGTTTGAATTTTTTTGGGAAACCTACCTCTAAAAATAAAACCTAAAGTACTTCCAGTAAGTACGGAAACTACATTAACAATAGTTCCGATCATAATTTACCACCTAACTATCTCCATTTTTTTATTACAAGTTTATATTTTAGCTCAATGTTTCACGTGAAACACTATTTTAATTTTTCTACTATTTCTTTTAACTCAGCTAGATTATCTATTTCAATAGTTAATAGATTGTTAGCTTTTCTTTGTTTAATTTCAACTCTTTTACCTAAACTGTTTTCTAAAGCAGAAGCTGCTTTTTTCCAGTCTGGTTTTAGTTTCTTTTTTGTTTTTTCTTTTTTAGAATTAGCCACAGGTTTTTTTAATTTTTCAACATACTTTTCAGTTTCTCTAACTGTTAAATCCTGAATAATTATATTTTCACAGGCAGCTAATTGAGTCTGCTCATCTGCTAGGGATAATAAGGCTCTAGCGTGACCAGTTGTGATTATTCCCTTTTTTAAATATTTTTGTACTTTAGCAGCTAATTTTAAGAGTCGAATTGTATTTGAAATATTAGATCTGCTTTTACCAACTTGTTCTGCTAATTCTGACTGGGTAATTTCAAAGTTAGCCAGCATCTGCTTATAAGCTTCTGCTGTTTCAATTGGATTCAAATCTTGTCTTTGAATATTTTCAATTAAAGCAATTTCCAGCATTTCTTGGTCATTAAAATCACGAATAATAGCTGCTATTTTTTCTAGTCCAGCTAATTTAGAAGCTCTCCATCTTCTTTCTCCAGCTACAATTTGATATTTTTCTGCTTTTATTTTACGCACTGTTATTGGCTGAATAAGCCCATTTTTTTGAATAGAATCTGCTAATTCAGTTAGAGCTTCTTTGTCAAAACTTTTGCGTGGTTGGTAAGGATTAGCTTCTATCTGGTCAATAAAAATATTATCAACTCTACTTTGATCTATATTTTCAGAATCATTGATTAAAGCTTTTAAACCTTTACCTAATCTTTTTTTAGTCAAGAGCGATCACTTCCTCTGCTAGTTTTCTATATGCTAAAGCTCCTTTAGATTTGGAACTATAGGCTAAAATTGTTTGGCCAAAACTTGGAGCTTCACTTAAACGAACATTACGTGGGATTACAGTTTTAAAAACTAATTCAGAAAAATATTCTTTAACTTCATCAATTACCTGTTGGGAAAGATTAGTTCTAGCATCATACATTGTCATTAAAACTCCTTCGATTCTCAAATCAGGGTTTAAATTTTTTCTAACTAGATCTATTGTATTCATTAACTGGCCTAAACCTTCTAGAGCATAGTATTCACATTGAATTGGAACAATTACACTATCAGCAGCTGTTAGTGCATTTAAAGTAAGTAAGCCTAAAGAAGGTGGACAATCGATTATTATATAATCATAAGCTGGATTGATTTTTATTAAAGACTTTTCTAATCTGCTTTCTCTAGACATTAGAGATACTAACTCGATTTCTGCCCCTGCTAACTCTATATTGGCGGGGATTAGGTCGAGATTCTGGGCTTCAGTTTTCAAAATAGCTTTAACTGCTGGTTCAGCTTCAATTAAAAGATCATAAATTGTATCTTCAACTTCAGATTTATTAATTCCAAGACCACTACTGGCATTTCCCTGAGGATCAATATCAATTAATAGAACTTTATTTCCTTTTTCTGCCAAACTAGCACTAAAATTAACTGCTGTTGTACTTTTACCAACTCCACCTTTTTGGTTAACAATTGCAATTTTTTTAGCCATTCTTTCACCTCTTTCCAAATCCTATTTAAAGAGTTTAATATAATATTCTATACTATTTTTTTCTTTATTTTTTTCTAATTCTATTTTAATTCCAGAAGCTTCAATTTCCTCAATTCTCTTCTCGAGAGAATTAGCATAAAGCCTTAAATCATCAGCAAGATGTTTAATCTTTTTTTGCTTTTTAACCGGCTTTTTAATTCTTTTGATTAATTTTTCGCTTTCGCGTACATTTAAAGATTTTTCTTTAATTTTTTTAATTGCTGCTAATTGTTTTTGAGCATCATTAAGCTGTAATAAAGCTCTACTATGTCTTTCACTTAAATCAGCAGCCAAAATTTTTTCTCTAACTTCAGCTTCCAACTTTAATAATCTTAATTTATTAGAAATAGTAGATTGGCTTTTAGCAACTCGAGCTGCTAATTCTTTTTGAGTTAAATCAAATTCAACTAATAATCTTTGATAAGCTTGAGCTTCTTCTAAAAAACTTAAATCTTTCCGCTGTAAATTCTCAATTAAAGCAATCTCTGCCATTTCCTGATCACTTAGATCTTTGATCACAGCTGGAATTGTTTTTTTCTCTAAATATTTAGCAGCTCTCAGCCTTCTTTCACCTGCAATTAATTCATAACCATCAGCTAACTCTCTGACTGTAATTGCCTGAATTAAACCAAAATTACTAATTGACTGAGCTAATTCTTTGATTTCACTTTGCTTAAAAGTCTGGCGTGGTTGAAAAGGATTAACTTTTATTTGATCCAACTTTAGCTCTACAATTTGATCATTTTTAGTTTTTTTACTTCTGCTAAAAAAAGGAATTTGCATTTAAAATAACCCCCATCTAAAAATATAGTGCAGTGATTTAATAAATTAGCTTTAAACAAATTTTATCCACAAATTAAATAATTAAGATTAATAAATATTACCCGGGAAATATTTTAAAGGGGTCTTTTTTTGGGAATTCCAGCTCTTCTGGGATATTTTTTATCAGTTTGAGACTTTTTTTCAACAATGATTAAATATCTTTCTGCTTCTAAACCAGGAACTTTAAGTTCTTTTATTTCTTTGATTTCAGCTCCCAAAGTTGCTAAAGCTGTTTGGGCTGCTTCTATTTCGTTTTTATATTCTGGGCCTTTATATAAATAAGCTAAACTCCCAACTTTTAAAAATGGAACTACATATTCTAATAAAACATTAAGGGCAGCAACAGCTCTGGAACAGACATAATCAAAAGAAGCCCTTAAGTCTTCTAGTTGAGCTAAATCTTCTGCTCTAGCATGTGTAGCTTCAATTCCTGTTAAATCTAATTTGTAAATAAGCTGGTTTAAAAAATTAACTTTTTTAGAAGCAGAATCTAGTAAATAAAAACTATCTCCTGGTAAAAATAAT includes these proteins:
- the ychF gene encoding redox-regulated ATPase YchF codes for the protein MKIGIVGLPNVGKSTLFNALTEAGADAQNYPFCTIDPNVGVVPVPDERLDWLAAKYETESKTPTVIEFVDIAGLVEGASRGEGLGNKFLAHIREVDAIAQVVRCFDDENITHVDGKISPDRDIDIINTELMMADLTQIEKRLEKAKKQAKGGDKVYLKEVESLEKIAAALEAGKNIRQLELSKTGERLVKELQLLSAKPIIYLANVNEDDINTGQNKLVKDVKTHAQKDGAKVVEVSAKIEADIAELDEAEKEMFLDELGLNDSGLDRVIKAGYELLNLLTFLTAGEKECRAWTVEKGSTAPEAAGKIHSDMQKGFIRAEIVSFEELKRVGSMAEAREEGLLRLEGKDYIMQDGDVCHFRFNV
- a CDS encoding tetratricopeptide repeat protein, translated to MQEADYKNKLSELETDIYQQAVAFLEKGQRKKAAEKLDELLAQKKDFIPALNKKAVIYVYQKEFKQAQNLLNTIITKDPEYAPAITNLGSIEKELGNYKEAKKMYYRAVEVEAEYGPAYNNLGVIFREEGNYAKSVKYLKKARKFGSLSHSLDPDKAFYQDKGCLFVLFLVIILIVILYIILF
- a CDS encoding DUF951 domain-containing protein, which produces MSEKYLVGDRVEFKKKHPCGGKNWLILRVGMDFKAKCETCERVIMLSRNKFEKNVKKKL
- a CDS encoding phosphatase PAP2 family protein, producing MIKRFDQKIFLSIYNYTQRHKLLKKSAIFSSKLGAKLFAIIYFLTAVQLFYQANPQIRTFILVPAAVYLLLKLIPVFYNRQRPFVELEIKKLIKQRQDHSFPSNHAASSLVIALVFLEINFVLGFWLILVSILISFSRIMLGVHYPSDILAAWILAFSIYGGGLLLTVS
- a CDS encoding DUF554 domain-containing protein codes for the protein MIGTIVNVVSVLTGSTLGFIFRGRFPKKIQTTVIHGISLSVILIGIQMGLEIKKDYDILLVIFSLVIGAVIGESLGLEERLNNFGKSLKEKFGSQDDLFVQGFVQSSLIYCVGAMSIMGAIQDGLNNDPSILFTKSVLDGITAIAFAASTGIGVAFSAIPIFLYQGSITLASGWAAIYLTNDMIRIMTASGGLLIIAIGLNLLGATKIKSGNLLPSLLVALILAHFVF
- a CDS encoding ParA family protein — translated: MAKKIAIVNQKGGVGKSTTAVNFSASLAEKGNKVLLIDIDPQGNASSGLGINKSEVEDTIYDLLIEAEPAVKAILKTEAQNLDLIPANIELAGAEIELVSLMSRESRLEKSLIKINPAYDYIIIDCPPSLGLLTLNALTAADSVIVPIQCEYYALEGLGQLMNTIDLVRKNLNPDLRIEGVLMTMYDARTNLSQQVIDEVKEYFSELVFKTVIPRNVRLSEAPSFGQTILAYSSKSKGALAYRKLAEEVIALD
- a CDS encoding ParB/RepB/Spo0J family partition protein; the protein is MTKKRLGKGLKALINDSENIDQSRVDNIFIDQIEANPYQPRKSFDKEALTELADSIQKNGLIQPITVRKIKAEKYQIVAGERRWRASKLAGLEKIAAIIRDFNDQEMLEIALIENIQRQDLNPIETAEAYKQMLANFEITQSELAEQVGKSRSNISNTIRLLKLAAKVQKYLKKGIITTGHARALLSLADEQTQLAACENIIIQDLTVRETEKYVEKLKKPVANSKKEKTKKKLKPDWKKAASALENSLGKRVEIKQRKANNLLTIEIDNLAELKEIVEKLK
- a CDS encoding ParB/RepB/Spo0J family partition protein gives rise to the protein MQIPFFSRSKKTKNDQIVELKLDQIKVNPFQPRQTFKQSEIKELAQSISNFGLIQAITVRELADGYELIAGERRLRAAKYLEKKTIPAVIKDLSDQEMAEIALIENLQRKDLSFLEEAQAYQRLLVEFDLTQKELAARVAKSQSTISNKLRLLKLEAEVREKILAADLSERHSRALLQLNDAQKQLAAIKKIKEKSLNVRESEKLIKRIKKPVKKQKKIKHLADDLRLYANSLEKRIEEIEASGIKIELEKNKEKNSIEYYIKLFK
- the rsmG gene encoding 16S rRNA (guanine(527)-N(7))-methyltransferase RsmG, with translation MKTNKNEFIAKLKKGIEELDISYSQEQLEQLWEYYLFFISENKKYNLSTITEPEAVITKHFLDSLVILKELDFAQHKRWLDIGTGAGFPGMVLKLFLPGDSFYLLDSASKKVNFLNQLIYKLDLTGIEATHARAEDLAQLEDLRASFDYVCSRAVAALNVLLEYVVPFLKVGSLAYLYKGPEYKNEIEAAQTALATLGAEIKEIKELKVPGLEAERYLIIVEKKSQTDKKYPRRAGIPKKRPL